One genomic region from Aneurinibacillus sp. REN35 encodes:
- a CDS encoding cytochrome P450 family protein — translation MQSINLFSPEFKEHAYPMYATLRETDPVYPLSMPDGQTAWLILRYDDSLAVLRDVRFGKDPTRVFDVDNPRPLTYEGFELISKMMLNADPPDHTRLRALVQGVFTPRMIDGLQGRIEEITEELLDEATGKEEMDLISEFAFPLPIIVISEMLGIPVEDRDRFRRWSHALISAANDPEHLRRIIPQFTEFTSYLRDLFEERRANPKEDLISGLVHAEAEGDKLSEQELYSMVILLIIAGHETTVNLIGNGMYALLEHPDQFEKLKANPQLMESAIEEMLRYYSPIEVTTNRWALEDVSLRGKTIAKGDMVLIIIASANRDPAQFENPDQFDITRKENRHLAFGLGIHFCLGAPLARLEGRIAFSALLRRLPNSKPAVPLDTLSWQPGLLLRGLTTLPVRL, via the coding sequence ATGCAGTCAATCAACTTGTTTTCGCCTGAGTTTAAAGAACATGCCTATCCAATGTATGCGACATTACGAGAAACAGATCCCGTCTATCCGCTCTCAATGCCCGACGGTCAGACTGCCTGGCTGATTCTTCGTTATGATGATAGTCTTGCGGTACTGCGGGATGTACGATTCGGCAAAGACCCTACCCGCGTATTTGATGTCGATAATCCCCGTCCGCTTACGTATGAAGGATTTGAATTGATCTCAAAAATGATGCTGAACGCAGACCCACCGGATCATACCAGGCTTCGCGCGCTTGTACAGGGTGTATTCACGCCCCGAATGATTGATGGACTACAGGGGAGAATCGAAGAAATCACGGAGGAATTACTAGATGAGGCTACAGGCAAAGAGGAGATGGACCTGATTAGCGAATTTGCTTTTCCTCTTCCCATCATCGTCATCTCCGAAATGCTGGGCATTCCGGTTGAAGATCGGGACCGTTTTCGCCGTTGGTCTCATGCTTTGATCTCTGCTGCAAACGATCCGGAACACCTGCGGCGGATCATTCCTCAGTTTACAGAATTCACCTCATATCTCCGCGATTTATTCGAAGAACGACGGGCCAATCCGAAGGAAGATCTAATCAGCGGCCTTGTGCATGCAGAAGCTGAAGGTGACAAGCTTTCAGAGCAGGAATTGTATTCTATGGTTATTCTATTGATTATTGCAGGTCACGAAACAACAGTAAATCTCATCGGCAACGGGATGTATGCACTGCTTGAGCATCCGGATCAGTTCGAGAAGTTAAAAGCCAATCCACAGCTGATGGAGTCAGCCATCGAGGAAATGCTGCGGTATTATAGTCCGATTGAAGTTACCACAAACCGCTGGGCGCTTGAGGACGTATCACTGCGAGGCAAAACCATTGCCAAAGGAGATATGGTACTGATTATCATCGCGTCTGCCAATCGCGATCCTGCACAATTCGAAAACCCTGACCAATTCGATATCACCCGTAAAGAAAATCGGCACCTTGCTTTTGGTCTTGGTATTCACTTCTGCCTCGGTGCTCCACTGGCTCGGCTTGAAGGTCGTATTGCCTTTTCTGCATTATTGCGCCGCCTGCCAAACAGTAAACCCGCGGTTCCTCTTGATACACTTTCCTGGCAGCCAGGTCTGCTGCTGCGAGGTCTTACTACGCTGCCTGTTCGTCTATAG
- a CDS encoding DMT family transporter gives MGKYKIYFILFCIMIMWGFNVTATKILVTNFMPVTMTAFRIFTAGITVFLILFLFKQVRLLTRVEFRYVFFGALLNVVVHHYFLSVGLTHTSASNGGLILGLGPLLTSILAVLFLGTSLSILRVIGVLLGFAGVSFIVLRGGGISSISIGDLDIFISILAQTASFVLIKKASRTLDPRLMTGYMLVIGAALLLLLGVFLEPGGVQSMMEASAGLWLIFFASAIVATALGHMIYNYAIGRVGAAESAIFMNLSPFFSLVGAALFLGEKIGTAQVLGFLFILCGVLLGSGAFEEWLSMSKQKRELPLSK, from the coding sequence ATGGGGAAATATAAAATTTATTTTATATTATTTTGTATTATGATCATGTGGGGATTTAATGTGACAGCAACGAAAATTCTGGTTACGAACTTCATGCCGGTAACCATGACAGCCTTTCGTATCTTCACAGCAGGTATTACTGTATTCCTCATTCTTTTCTTGTTTAAGCAAGTTCGCTTGTTGACACGGGTAGAATTTCGGTATGTTTTTTTCGGCGCCCTTTTAAATGTAGTGGTTCATCATTATTTTTTATCGGTCGGACTTACTCATACGTCAGCTTCTAATGGCGGATTAATCTTAGGTCTCGGACCGCTTCTCACTTCCATCCTGGCCGTGCTGTTTCTTGGAACGTCCCTCTCCATTCTCCGCGTGATCGGAGTTCTGTTAGGGTTTGCCGGTGTTTCATTTATTGTGCTCCGGGGTGGAGGCATCAGCAGTATTTCTATTGGTGATCTCGATATTTTTATCTCCATTCTCGCCCAGACAGCAAGCTTCGTGCTGATCAAAAAAGCGTCACGCACGCTCGATCCCCGCTTAATGACCGGGTATATGCTTGTGATCGGCGCAGCTCTTTTACTGCTTCTCGGTGTATTTCTTGAGCCGGGTGGAGTGCAAAGTATGATGGAGGCATCCGCTGGCTTGTGGCTTATCTTCTTCGCATCCGCTATCGTGGCAACAGCATTAGGTCACATGATCTATAACTATGCGATCGGTAGAGTAGGAGCCGCCGAATCCGCGATTTTTATGAACTTAAGTCCATTTTTCTCGCTCGTTGGAGCCGCCCTATTTCTCGGCGAGAAAATAGGCACGGCACAAGTCCTCGGTTTTCTTTTTATTTTGTGCGGTGTACTGCTCGGCTCCGGCGCATTTGAAGAATGGTTATCGATGAGTAAGCAAAAGCGCGAGTTGCCACTATCAAAATAA
- a CDS encoding putative bifunctional diguanylate cyclase/phosphodiesterase, giving the protein MEVTGTYNFYLVVLSVFIAISASYAALGLVGRVAFSVGAIRKVWLFGGAVVIGLGIWSMHFIAMLAFMLPISVAYDLPIMLLSVLVAIFASFVALLVASRTTMTPIHLLVGGICMAGAIVAMHYIGMIAMKMAATMQYDVMLVVLSIIIAFGASIAALKLAFQLKSSRSSKLVLIKISSAMIMGIAISGMHYVGMAATHFHKEGVRYEETASPFSLNTSLLAVSIGIAILIIQSFVLFSTFYQKRVEEKIHYMAFYDELTALPNRRFFERHLTASIEEAKENGTLLAVMFFDLDRFKIINDTLGHTFGDALLHEVAARYSACMGADHMVARMGGDEFTLLMRNLSGQEEAEEMAMQIMQALQQPITLKGHEVFVSTSIGIALYPRDGEDADTLMRHADIAMYWAKGKGKSTYNLYTTSLVDNELNKIQLEQDLRKAIELDQFIVHYQPKVDIATREIIGMEALTRWEHPTLGLIPPNQFIPLAEETGLIVRIGEKIFKIACKQTKIWQEALFPSLQIAVNVSTRQFHEENFVDMVAAILKEYDLDPHYVELEVTETTTMNNVDRAEITLQRLKTLGVKIGIDDFGTGYSSLGYLKTFPIHTLKVDQSFVRDLADNSHNEAIVASIISLAKHMNLTIVAEGVETEEQFTFLEEHGCN; this is encoded by the coding sequence ATGGAAGTAACAGGAACGTATAATTTTTACCTTGTAGTATTATCTGTATTCATCGCGATCTCGGCTTCCTATGCTGCGCTTGGCCTGGTCGGTAGAGTTGCCTTTTCTGTTGGAGCTATACGAAAAGTCTGGTTGTTCGGTGGTGCTGTCGTGATCGGTTTGGGAATTTGGTCCATGCATTTTATCGCTATGCTGGCCTTTATGCTTCCTATTTCCGTTGCCTATGATTTACCGATCATGCTGCTTTCTGTCTTGGTTGCGATTTTTGCATCTTTTGTGGCACTGCTTGTCGCTAGTCGTACTACGATGACACCTATTCATCTGCTGGTTGGCGGTATATGTATGGCAGGTGCGATTGTTGCCATGCATTATATCGGTATGATAGCAATGAAAATGGCCGCTACCATGCAATACGACGTAATGCTTGTCGTCCTCTCTATCATTATCGCATTCGGCGCTTCTATCGCAGCGCTTAAACTTGCCTTTCAGCTAAAAAGTTCCCGGTCTTCCAAACTTGTTTTGATTAAAATTTCAAGTGCGATGATTATGGGAATTGCTATATCAGGTATGCATTATGTAGGAATGGCTGCCACTCACTTTCACAAAGAAGGGGTACGATATGAAGAGACTGCTTCTCCCTTCTCACTTAACACATCCCTTCTTGCCGTCAGTATCGGTATCGCAATTCTTATTATTCAGAGCTTTGTATTATTCAGCACGTTCTATCAAAAGAGAGTAGAAGAGAAAATTCATTACATGGCTTTTTATGATGAGCTGACTGCATTGCCTAATCGCAGGTTCTTTGAGCGTCATCTCACAGCCTCCATTGAAGAGGCAAAGGAAAATGGGACACTGCTAGCTGTTATGTTTTTTGATCTGGATCGCTTTAAGATTATTAATGATACACTCGGTCATACATTCGGGGATGCACTGCTTCATGAAGTTGCTGCTCGTTACTCGGCATGCATGGGAGCCGATCATATGGTAGCACGGATGGGTGGTGATGAGTTTACCCTACTCATGCGAAATCTTAGCGGACAGGAAGAAGCGGAAGAAATGGCTATGCAAATCATGCAGGCGCTGCAGCAGCCTATTACATTAAAAGGACACGAGGTTTTTGTTTCTACTAGTATCGGCATCGCTCTTTATCCAAGGGATGGGGAAGATGCGGATACGTTGATGCGGCATGCGGATATTGCGATGTACTGGGCCAAAGGAAAAGGAAAATCAACCTATAATCTCTATACCACTTCACTTGTGGACAACGAATTGAACAAAATACAGTTAGAACAAGATTTACGTAAAGCCATTGAACTCGATCAATTCATCGTCCATTACCAGCCGAAAGTCGATATTGCTACAAGGGAGATTATTGGAATGGAAGCACTAACCCGTTGGGAGCATCCGACCCTTGGATTGATTCCGCCCAACCAGTTCATTCCACTTGCTGAAGAAACAGGGCTAATTGTCCGGATTGGAGAAAAGATTTTCAAAATCGCCTGCAAACAGACAAAAATATGGCAAGAGGCACTGTTTCCCTCTTTACAGATTGCGGTCAATGTATCGACTCGCCAGTTTCATGAGGAGAACTTTGTCGATATGGTAGCAGCTATCCTTAAAGAATACGACCTCGATCCTCACTATGTGGAGCTAGAAGTGACAGAAACGACCACAATGAACAACGTGGATCGGGCAGAGATTACATTGCAGAGGCTAAAAACGCTTGGCGTGAAGATCGGAATTGATGACTTCGGCACCGGATACAGCTCGCTTGGCTATTTAAAAACATTTCCCATTCATACCTTAAAAGTTGATCAGTCCTTCGTACGGGACTTAGCCGATAACTCTCACAATGAAGCGATCGTTGCTTCGATCATTTCATTGGCCAAGCATATGAATTTAACGATTGTGGCGGAAGGAGTCGAAACAGAAGAACAATTTACCTTTTTGGAAGAACATGGCTGCAACTAG